The region AGAGTGTTATTAGCACCAACAACAGTGAAAGTCTGTGAAGTACCGTCAGTAAAGGTTACGGTGATTTTCGCCTGTTCTGCGCCTAAAATAGGTTTATCCAGTTTTGGAAATTCTAAATGCAGATATTGGCTCGCCTCTGGTAGGTTTATAGTAAGCGGAGCCAAAAGATTTACAGTGTTTGAAATAGGTAGCGTTGTAATTTGAGCTTCAAATACATCACGCAAGGGGGCTTCATCTTGCCATGCTTCTTTGTTAGGGTCTACCACATAGCGATAACTACCGTCTGTCTTCATATACAGGTCGCCGTACTTACCGTTGATGGTGATTTCGCCATCAGGATTTACGCCACTACTCCAGTCTTTTCCTTCTACTTTTAGCCCGTCGCCTGCCCTGCGTTCATCTGCTCCAAACTTATCCGTATTACCTTCAGAAGAAGTACTATCGCCACTCAATATATTTCCGCTGGCTGTCCATAATCCAGCTTCTACACTTGGAGCGTCAAGGCTATCTGTTTCAGCTATAGCCTGTGGCACGTCATCTTTGATGGTTATAATGAATGCACCTTCTGCTATATCGCCGTCCTTGTCGGTGATAGTAATAGTGAATTTTTCATCGCCGGAAACTAACTCAGTATTAGCTCCCTCGCCATCTTTATGCGTAGCACTTTTTTCAATTTGGTATTCGTATTCCACTTCCACATTGCCATTGGCATCAGGTATGGATATTGCGGTAATCTTTAACTTGCCGTAGGTGCCTTCAATAATTGCACCCAGATTAATATTTGTGCCATTAAGAGCAATATTATCCAGACCATCAAAACCGGCTTTAAAGCTAAAGCTACCTTCTGTTTTGCTTTGGTCGTCTAAAGCGGGGTCAGTGTGTAGTGAATCTGTACCAAGAGTTAGGTCGGATTCATAAACCATTTCAGGTTGTGTAATCGTGCCCATTATCGGTAGAGAATCCCTGATGGTTAGAGAAATTAAACCGGGGGCTATGTCGCCATCGTGGTCAGTAACCACAATAGGTAGAGGTAGGGTAAGGAACTTACCACCATCAAGCAAACCAAGCAGAGTTTCTGCGTCTATATTCAGAGTATCCATAAGACTTTGCAGTTCAGCAGGAATGGCACTGGTCAAGAGATTGCCACCCAACTGGCTCAATAGATCGCCAAGCATTCCTTGGGTATGTTCTAGCCCTAGATGTTGAGTGATTTCGTAGCCATATTTATTGCCTGATTCTGTTAGAGTCAGAGTCATGACTAAAGCTCCGCCTTGACCATCATAAATATTCAAGACTGTTCCACTGCCTTCTGCTATTAGTGGATTATCCGAACCTGCGGCATGTACGCCAAGCACTTGTAAAATGCCCTGTACTCCTAGCTTGCTCCAAGTAACGGGGTTATTTTCCGCCGGGCCATCAGCACCAAAGTCTATATTTTTAATTTCTCCAATATAAGGGGCATTCCCTTCGGTGCGATCCGCATCACTACCGCCTAGCAATATTTCTACGATGCGTTCAGGACCTTTAGCAAAATCAGCAATCAACTTGGCATAAATAGGTGCATCGTGCAGGAAATTACCATTGAAAGGTTCATAGCCCGGGACACCTTTTACTAGCGTGTTAAGTGTATTAATGTTTAAAGAATTTAGGTTGGGTACTTCACCTGCAATAAGATCCTGAAGAAGTTCTTGCATCTCTGGACTGTTAAAACGTGATAAATCTTTATCTAATACAAGATCAGCAAGGTCTAAAAGACCACCAATATCCGCAACGCCTACAGTTAGGCTGTCGCCAAGAGCCTTAGTCAAGCTGGCAACAAAGGCATCAGCATTGCTAATATCAAGGTCATCTAGGGAGTTTAATAGCACATTACCTATGGTTTCTAACAAGGCTACGTTAGAAGTCAATACAGGGTTAGGGCCATCATCATCAACCTTTACATTCACTAGACTGAGGGTTGTATCTCCATCACCGTCAACTACGTTAACAGGCAACATAAAAGGAATTGGTTCGTCGTGTGAAAGTCCAAGCACTTGAGCCCCCAAAGGATGATCCATAGGAGCTAGTTGCTTGTAATGAGCAGAATATGTGCCGTCAGGGTTGCGTTCCAGTGTTAATTCCAACACAGCCTTACCAAATTGAGAAATGGTTAATACGCTTCCGTCATTGCTAACAGAACAACTAAAACCATCAGCCTCAGCAGGAGCGGCATCATTATAAACGTCTAGGGCTTTGTCGATAAGAGTCTTATTCCAGTTTACGTCTTTAATACCATCGGGAGCGTCATAATCTAGCTTGAGGTCAATAACTCCGATTAAAGGAAAGCCGGAACGGGCATCGGTTTCATCAAAATGCCCGGAACTACCACTAGGTAGAGCCACAGAATCAGCCACATAAATATCCAGTTCGTTACTTGAAGTATCGCCATCACCGTCCATAATGATATATTTCAGGTCAAGCTTGTGTTCAAGATCGGCGAGAGTCCCTGGCTCACCATGTTCCAGTGGTTCATGTTGAGTATAAGAATAGCTACACTTGCCACTAGTCGGATCATAAGACAAGGTGGCGGATATAACAGGTTTATTATCTATGCTAACGGTAAAGGTTTTTCCATTGTCGCTAAAAGAAATCATATCTTGGGTAATACTAATTGGCTCGCCATCTATAATGACTTTGTAGTTGCCAAGTTCATTAGTAATAGCACCCTTATCCCAAGTGATAGGGGTTTCGGCGTTGGCTCCGTCCGCACCAAAAAAGGCGGAAAGTTCACCGCTGGTAACAATAACACCACCATCACGCAGGTCTTTTTCATAAACTATGTCATTGATGTCGCATTTTCCTGCATATGGCACATCGTCTTTAATTGAAATAGTTAGGTCGCCAGTGGTGGTATCGCCATCACCGTCAGTAATGGTAAAGCCTATTTCTAATTTTAGGGTCTCGTTATTGTTAGGTTGCTCATGGAACAATGGAGCAACTTGATCAACGGAATAAGTTGCACCATGAGGAGTCAGGTTTGCTTTGATAATAATAGCGGGGTTATTCGCACTACCGCCTTCGGCAAAACCTGTCAGGGTAAGACCGTCTTCGCTCACCTGCCATGTTACATCAACAGGCTTGCCATCAGCATCATAGGTTTTATATCCTTCAATGGTATCCCAGACAAAGGGGTTTGTCCCTGCTGCATTAGTAGTAGAGGCTGGGCCGTCCGCACCGAAGGAAAAACCAATAAAGCCAATAAAGAGAGATTCGTCATGCAAGTTGCCATGCACATTATTAATAAGATGATGTTGGTCGCTACCGCCCGCTAGGTCAGTTTCTGAGAGATTGACCCAATGATTATCACAGAGCATTTTTGGACCATCATCACGCACATTAATGCTAACGCTCGTTTCAGCACGGTCGCCCTCATCATCATAGACAGCAAGAGTAAGCTTAAGAGCATCGGCAAGTTTTTCGTTATGCGAATCGCCACCTGTAGGGTGTTCTAACGCCATATATTGAACAAAGGTAATTTGTGCGGTATTTTCTCCGCTGTTTAGTCCTGCTTCAGTAATAGTAACAACAAAAGCCACAGAACCAGACTCGCCACCGACACGCCCCAACATATGCCCATCTTCGGACTGATAAAGGAATATAGCTTGACCGGAGCTTGTTTTTAAGCCTGAGTCCGTACCGTCGGCTATCTCAAAAGTAATTTTGGATTGACCGGCATTGCCTCCGCTGTCGTTTGTACCGTCAGACTTTAAAGTATAGCTAACGTTACTTGTAGCAGCGGACACAAAAGAAGAGCCGGAAAGTCCCAATGAAGAGAGTACGCCCAAAACGTCTGAGTCAAGATGCGTTATTTCTTGCCCTGTTTGTCTTCCTGCGGTTTCATCAGAAAGAATGCGTACGGTATCTTGGTCAAAATCAGGTTTGTCTTCAGGAATGGATATTTGGTATATTGTTTCTCCCTGTCTTTCCGCATAGTTATTTTTATCAGAAAGTTCAGCATCTTTTGGGTCGTGTTCCCAAGCAGCATCTTTTACAGTGATAATTGCCCCATTGGCGTATCTCTCATCAGGATGAGGGTTGCCATTAACGTCTCGCTCATTGCTCCAATCTTTAGGGTCAAAAACTATATCACCTGAAACAGAGATTACATTATTGGGGATCTGAATAACAAGACCGCTACCTGCATAAGCTATGGGGTATTCAGCATCGCCTACACCACGCACACTCCAACCTGCTGGCAGTTGATGAATATCCCAACCTGCGGGTATGCCTTCAAGAATAATATAATGATATTCCGAACTGTCAACATCATTAAAGCTAGCAGTAACGGGGAAAGTCAATAGTTTTAGTTCGCTAATGTCTTCGCTTGAATTGTCTTGAGTTTCGGAACTCATTTCCCCTAGGCTAAGATCAGGTAAGTCGGCAACAGCGTCTACGACAAAAATAGCATTGCCTGTTATCGTGTTGGTTATACCGCTACTGTTATTACGCAAGTCTACAGAGATGTTGATATTCATATCAGCGTCGCTGTTATTAGGAGGAATGAGGTAAACACCTGCGTTGAGTTGTGCGTGGCTAAAGGGTACTATTTGCCCTTCGCTACTGATAGTAATTTCAGTAGTACCGGGAGCACCCGGCACGCCGAGATATATTTTTGTGCCTGCACTAAAGCCACTCAGGTTGACTCCTTCAACTTGGGTATTGCCAACAGGAGTAAATATAAAATTTATTTTAGGGTATTCTACAGTATAATCACCAATATTTTGGCGAGCTTGGTCATCTTCATACATACCGGCATCAGCTTTTAAACCGGTAGAAACATACACATCAAAAGTTCCACTCGCCGGCGAGCTGTCTAAGTAATTAACGGAGACTTCAGTCCCTCTACCCCACTGAGTATTGCCAAGACCGCCTAAACGGTTAACACCATCAATCAAGTTTCCTGCGTCATCAAGATATTCTCCCGTACCACCACTTCCGGGGGCTCTAGCAGCAGGCCCGGCGGCAGGGAGTAAAGATTCATCATTAAATTGAGCTAAAAACTGTTCAGCGGGAATGTCAACGCCTTCTTCAACAATAAAGCTAGGTAGTTCTTCTTTCGGTTGAGCGTAAAAGCCTTCTAAAACGATTTTTCCACCGTCGTCAAAGGTAATAACAAGGTTATCGCCTTCATGAGAATATAATCCTGAACCGACTTCAAAGCCGAATTGTAGTTCCATCTTAGATGTTACTGGAATATTAACGGTCTGTCCCTTTGGATTTAGTAATTGAGTAGCCATATTTCTCTCCTGCTGTATTAAACGGTTGAAAAAATATAAAAAGCTATAAGAAAACAGTGTCTATTAGTTTTACTTATAAACAAAATAGCACAGACTCTAACTCTGTCAATATAAAATAAACCATATACTATAACTAAATCTAACCAGTTATAAAACATAATACCGCTAATAAACCCAAATCAAATCTGGATTTATTAACGGTATTTTTTGATTGTGCAAAGACTTAACTCTTTGTTTTATAAATAAAAAAAGTGAGTCAGGCACCCAAAAATAACCACTGTCGCTGCTTTCTTTCGAATCTGACGTGGTCAGCAGCACTTCTGCCGCCCGACTCGCAATCTTAATACGCTAAAACCATGTTGGTGTCAATTAAGAATGTGTTATTTGTTATCAGATTCCAAAGGAATAGAGCTGTATGCAATTCCATCTTTAATATGATAAATAGTTCCGGGGAAAAGTCTTATAATATCCGGGAGTGCTTTTAAACTACGATTTCCCGTACGACAGTAAACAAGCCAAGGTTTGCTTGTTCCAAACTCTTTTACTAAAGCAAGTATTTCTTCCTCAAAATTTTTTGAAAACGCATTTATGTTGATTGCATCTTTTATATGAGATTCCTCAAATTCTCGCGGAGTACGCAAATCGATAATAACCAAATCAATATTTTTTTCTAAAAGTTCAACGGTTGCCCTTTCGTTTAAATGAAAGACTCTTTGATCCAAAGTTCCTGCCAAAGTAGTTACAGAAAAAAATGAACATTGCACTATACTCAAAGATAGTAAAATGAAACTTAGCAAGAAAACCTTAAACATATTACACTTCATAGTAACGCCTCTATATTAAACTAGAATTAATTCACAAAAAAATTATTGCAACATATTAAAACTATTTTTTATTGGCGGTTTCGCACAAAGAGCAACAAGTTTATTGATATTATTTATAAAATGCTCGGTTTTTTCATGATAATCAAGAGCTGCCTGATCCTTCCATTTTTCAATAAATGCAACGGTATCAGGTTCGTTAGACTCTTCGTAAAGATGATACTCAATATTGCCGGCTTCTTTTTGAGAAGCTTCAATTAATGGCTTGGCAATATTAAAAAATTCATCTTTTTTACCTGCTTGTAATTTAAGTTTTACCACTAAAAGAATCATAGTTTTATCCTTATGAAAATGTAATTGCATTGTTAATAACTCATAAATATTTCTATGTCTATACCCCAAAAAATAGTTTATTTAAGCTAAGTTAAAACATAACAACATAAGCGTATTTTAACAAACCAAATTATTTTGAAAAACTCGTTTCAAGAAGCCCCTTCCCCCCCCACAAAATAAAAAATTAAAAACGACGCAAAAAAGCCCCCAAAGTTTTAATAACTAAGGGGGCTTTAGAAGAAAGTGCAGGCATCGTCCTACTTTCCCACGCATGAATACGCAGTATCATCGGCGAATCAGGTCTTAACTGCCAGGTTCGGAATGGGGCTGGGTGTGTCACCTGATCTATGGACACCAACACAAATTTATTTTAAAAATTGATGATTTTTTATTTTATCGGCGTTAAATTGCGTTTTCATCGCACTCGAGTACCATAAGAGTACACTTCATGCTCAAAAAACTTATTTGCCTTGATAAAACAAAAACTTATCAATTTTAATTGCTTGTTCTTTTAAGTTTTAGCTACGGAAGGCTTGTTTTTTACTCTGGTCATGCACTATAAGAGTACATTCCCGCCGTAAAAAAGCTACGCCTTTCTTGTA is a window of Desulfovibrio litoralis DSM 11393 DNA encoding:
- a CDS encoding putative quinol monooxygenase produces the protein MILLVVKLKLQAGKKDEFFNIAKPLIEASQKEAGNIEYHLYEESNEPDTVAFIEKWKDQAALDYHEKTEHFINNINKLVALCAKPPIKNSFNMLQ
- a CDS encoding DUF5801 repeats-in-toxin domain-containing protein, encoding MATQLLNPKGQTVNIPVTSKMELQFGFEVGSGLYSHEGDNLVITFDDGGKIVLEGFYAQPKEELPSFIVEEGVDIPAEQFLAQFNDESLLPAAGPAARAPGSGGTGEYLDDAGNLIDGVNRLGGLGNTQWGRGTEVSVNYLDSSPASGTFDVYVSTGLKADAGMYEDDQARQNIGDYTVEYPKINFIFTPVGNTQVEGVNLSGFSAGTKIYLGVPGAPGTTEITISSEGQIVPFSHAQLNAGVYLIPPNNSDADMNINISVDLRNNSSGITNTITGNAIFVVDAVADLPDLSLGEMSSETQDNSSEDISELKLLTFPVTASFNDVDSSEYHYIILEGIPAGWDIHQLPAGWSVRGVGDAEYPIAYAGSGLVIQIPNNVISVSGDIVFDPKDWSNERDVNGNPHPDERYANGAIITVKDAAWEHDPKDAELSDKNNYAERQGETIYQISIPEDKPDFDQDTVRILSDETAGRQTGQEITHLDSDVLGVLSSLGLSGSSFVSAATSNVSYTLKSDGTNDSGGNAGQSKITFEIADGTDSGLKTSSGQAIFLYQSEDGHMLGRVGGESGSVAFVVTITEAGLNSGENTAQITFVQYMALEHPTGGDSHNEKLADALKLTLAVYDDEGDRAETSVSINVRDDGPKMLCDNHWVNLSETDLAGGSDQHHLINNVHGNLHDESLFIGFIGFSFGADGPASTTNAAGTNPFVWDTIEGYKTYDADGKPVDVTWQVSEDGLTLTGFAEGGSANNPAIIIKANLTPHGATYSVDQVAPLFHEQPNNNETLKLEIGFTITDGDGDTTTGDLTISIKDDVPYAGKCDINDIVYEKDLRDGGVIVTSGELSAFFGADGANAETPITWDKGAITNELGNYKVIIDGEPISITQDMISFSDNGKTFTVSIDNKPVISATLSYDPTSGKCSYSYTQHEPLEHGEPGTLADLEHKLDLKYIIMDGDGDTSSNELDIYVADSVALPSGSSGHFDETDARSGFPLIGVIDLKLDYDAPDGIKDVNWNKTLIDKALDVYNDAAPAEADGFSCSVSNDGSVLTISQFGKAVLELTLERNPDGTYSAHYKQLAPMDHPLGAQVLGLSHDEPIPFMLPVNVVDGDGDTTLSLVNVKVDDDGPNPVLTSNVALLETIGNVLLNSLDDLDISNADAFVASLTKALGDSLTVGVADIGGLLDLADLVLDKDLSRFNSPEMQELLQDLIAGEVPNLNSLNINTLNTLVKGVPGYEPFNGNFLHDAPIYAKLIADFAKGPERIVEILLGGSDADRTEGNAPYIGEIKNIDFGADGPAENNPVTWSKLGVQGILQVLGVHAAGSDNPLIAEGSGTVLNIYDGQGGALVMTLTLTESGNKYGYEITQHLGLEHTQGMLGDLLSQLGGNLLTSAIPAELQSLMDTLNIDAETLLGLLDGGKFLTLPLPIVVTDHDGDIAPGLISLTIRDSLPIMGTITQPEMVYESDLTLGTDSLHTDPALDDQSKTEGSFSFKAGFDGLDNIALNGTNINLGAIIEGTYGKLKITAISIPDANGNVEVEYEYQIEKSATHKDGEGANTELVSGDEKFTITITDKDGDIAEGAFIITIKDDVPQAIAETDSLDAPSVEAGLWTASGNILSGDSTSSEGNTDKFGADERRAGDGLKVEGKDWSSGVNPDGEITINGKYGDLYMKTDGSYRYVVDPNKEAWQDEAPLRDVFEAQITTLPISNTVNLLAPLTINLPEASQYLHLEFPKLDKPILGAEQAKITVTFTDGTSQTFTVVGANNTLEVFDKTFSTAVSSVKVEAGTLTSSFTVNEVKYTAMVKVGEEPDPNWTPKEEFEYSITDKDGDSADAKLIIDIKTTPSIIGGQGEDLNVDEAYIQGGTLHGETTSPDPLNATGTVTFSTPEGVGSVAIAGTNVSFDNVGNWTGSIATPYGFITNATLTSLGGGQYTLNYTYKLNDNAMSTTAGDERNIQDNADSFNIVIRDKFGSTDADKISIDVKVDIKDDIAIASVDTGSLSEANATLSVNALNGVLSNDQIGADAQAGFTVQGVSANDATNVERTGSVGAEVTGDYGNLTLQADGSYSYTLTSNIAPNVTVNDVFTYTIKDADGDWKTTTLTISTKGTNETPIITPNVGSLSVTLHDDGLTGGTQSDTAPHTTSGTGLFEIDSKTEGLSALTIAGKTIDLSSGVQSVLISAPTDVYAVTVTGVSVDA
- a CDS encoding rhodanese-like domain-containing protein, with protein sequence MQCSFFSVTTLAGTLDQRVFHLNERATVELLEKNIDLVIIDLRTPREFEESHIKDAININAFSKNFEEEILALVKEFGTSKPWLVYCRTGNRSLKALPDIIRLFPGTIYHIKDGIAYSSIPLESDNK